A single window of Streptomyces cathayae DNA harbors:
- a CDS encoding MFS transporter — protein sequence MATGYLEILRARHATRLLVGTLVGRLPNATAAIAIVLFVRAQGGSYSLAGALAAVYGVANAVGQPVLGRLVDLRGQPRVQLPAAVLSALAMAVFAFVGIEPRAAAYASVAAAGLFTPPLEGGLRALWSSVLPREEQIHRAYAMDAVAQEVMFTVGPLLVTVCASLWSPQVALLVLNVLGVLGALSVVVSAPSRAWRSAPREAHWLGALRSPGLLALLGAFLFIGVAMGSITVASVPYADGHGGDHVYGWLMTGLGFGALIGGMAYGARQWAGEPARRLQVLVAFLAVCYLPLTLMPGAVAMTFLTVLAGVFLAPVIACAFVLVDRHAPAGTVTEAFSWLVTMFTVGASVGTGLTGPVVEGGGAQWGFAVPAAAGTVALLVLISTGRVLAVAVQGAVVAVGSENDPNRALEPRLGSGDRA from the coding sequence ATGGCCACGGGATACCTGGAGATCCTCCGGGCGCGGCACGCCACTCGGCTGCTGGTGGGCACGCTGGTGGGGCGGCTGCCGAACGCGACCGCGGCCATCGCGATCGTGTTGTTCGTCCGCGCGCAGGGCGGTTCGTACAGTCTGGCCGGCGCCCTGGCGGCGGTGTACGGCGTCGCCAACGCGGTCGGCCAGCCGGTGCTGGGGCGCCTGGTGGATCTGCGGGGGCAGCCGCGGGTGCAGCTGCCGGCCGCGGTGCTGTCGGCGCTGGCGATGGCGGTCTTCGCCTTCGTGGGGATCGAGCCGCGGGCCGCGGCCTACGCGTCGGTGGCCGCCGCGGGGCTGTTCACGCCGCCGCTGGAGGGCGGACTGCGGGCCCTGTGGTCCTCGGTGCTGCCCCGGGAGGAGCAGATCCACCGGGCGTACGCGATGGACGCGGTGGCGCAGGAGGTCATGTTCACCGTCGGGCCGCTGCTCGTGACGGTGTGCGCGTCGCTGTGGTCGCCCCAGGTCGCGCTGCTGGTGCTGAACGTGCTGGGGGTGCTGGGCGCCCTGTCCGTGGTCGTGTCGGCGCCCTCGCGCGCGTGGCGGTCGGCGCCGCGTGAGGCGCACTGGCTGGGCGCGCTGCGCTCGCCGGGGCTGCTGGCGCTGCTGGGCGCCTTCCTGTTCATCGGTGTCGCGATGGGGTCCATCACGGTGGCGTCGGTGCCGTACGCGGACGGGCACGGGGGCGACCATGTGTACGGCTGGCTGATGACGGGCCTCGGTTTCGGCGCGCTCATCGGCGGTATGGCGTACGGGGCGCGGCAGTGGGCGGGTGAGCCGGCGCGGCGACTTCAGGTGCTGGTCGCGTTCCTGGCGGTGTGTTACCTGCCGCTGACGCTGATGCCGGGCGCGGTGGCGATGACCTTCCTCACGGTGCTCGCGGGTGTGTTCCTGGCTCCGGTGATCGCCTGTGCCTTCGTGCTGGTGGACCGGCACGCGCCGGCCGGGACGGTCACGGAGGCGTTCTCGTGGCTGGTGACGATGTTCACGGTGGGCGCTTCGGTGGGAACGGGCCTGACGGGCCCGGTGGTCGAGGGGGGCGGCGCGCAGTGGGGGTTCGCGGTTCCGGCCGCCGCGGGAACCGTGGCTTTGCTGGTTTTGATTTCCACCGGAAGGGTATTGGCGGTCGCCGTTCAGGGGGCGGTCGTTGCGGTCGGTTCGGAAAATGATCCGAACCGTGCCCTCGAACCTCGTTTGGGTTCAGGGGATCGGGCGTAA
- the pafA gene encoding Pup--protein ligase → MDRRIFGLENEYGVTCTFRGQRRLSPDEVARYLFRRVVSWGRSSNVFLRNGARLYLDVGSHPEYATPECDNVTELVTHDKAGERILEGLLVDAERRLHEEGIAGDVYLFKNNTDSAGNSYGCHENYLVARHGEFSRLADILIPFLVTRQLLCGAGKVLQTPRGAVYCVSQRAEHIWEGVSSATTRSRPIINTRDEPHADAERYRRLHVIVGDSNMSETTMLLKVGATDLVLRMIEAGTVMRDLTLENPIRAIREVSHDITGRRKVRLASGREASALEVQREYYEKALDFCERRGIRTGTIEQVLELWGRTLDAIEAEDLDRIDTEIDWVMKYRLIERYRAKHNMTMSHPRVAQIDLAYHDIHRRRGLYYLLEKKGQAARICNDLKIFEGKSVPPQTTRARLRGDFIRRAQEQRRDFTVDWVHLKLNDQAQRTVLCKDPFRSVDERVEKLIAGM, encoded by the coding sequence ATGGACCGCCGCATTTTCGGGCTGGAGAACGAGTACGGCGTCACGTGCACGTTCAGGGGACAGCGGCGCCTGTCTCCTGACGAGGTGGCGCGGTACCTCTTCCGCCGTGTTGTGTCATGGGGCCGAAGCAGCAATGTTTTTCTGCGCAACGGCGCCCGTCTCTATCTCGACGTGGGGTCGCATCCGGAATACGCCACGCCCGAATGTGACAACGTGACCGAGCTGGTCACGCACGACAAGGCCGGGGAGCGCATTCTCGAAGGACTCCTGGTGGACGCCGAACGACGCCTGCACGAGGAGGGAATCGCGGGCGACGTCTACCTGTTCAAGAACAACACCGACTCGGCGGGCAACTCGTACGGGTGCCACGAGAACTATCTGGTGGCACGGCACGGGGAGTTCTCGCGACTCGCTGACATCCTCATCCCGTTCCTGGTGACCCGCCAGTTGCTGTGCGGTGCCGGGAAGGTGCTGCAGACGCCGCGTGGAGCCGTCTACTGCGTCAGTCAGCGGGCGGAGCACATCTGGGAGGGCGTCTCCTCGGCGACGACCCGTTCCCGGCCGATCATCAACACGCGTGACGAACCGCACGCGGACGCCGAGCGCTATCGTCGGCTGCACGTCATCGTGGGCGACTCGAACATGTCCGAGACGACCATGCTGCTGAAGGTCGGTGCCACCGATCTGGTGCTGCGCATGATCGAGGCGGGCACGGTGATGCGTGACCTCACCCTGGAGAACCCGATCCGGGCGATCCGTGAGGTGAGCCATGACATCACCGGCCGCCGCAAGGTCCGTCTGGCGAGCGGCCGTGAGGCCTCCGCGCTGGAGGTGCAGCGCGAGTACTACGAGAAGGCGCTGGACTTCTGCGAGCGTCGCGGTATCCGCACCGGCACCATCGAGCAGGTGCTCGAACTGTGGGGCCGTACGCTGGACGCGATCGAGGCCGAGGACCTCGACCGCATCGACACCGAGATCGACTGGGTCATGAAGTACAGGCTCATCGAGCGGTACCGGGCCAAGCACAACATGACCATGTCGCATCCGCGGGTCGCGCAGATAGACCTCGCCTACCACGACATCCACCGCCGTCGTGGTCTCTACTACCTGCTGGAGAAGAAGGGGCAGGCCGCCCGGATCTGCAACGATCTGAAGATCTTCGAGGGCAAGTCCGTTCCGCCGCAGACCACCCGGGCGCGGTTGCGCGGTGACTTCATCCGCCGGGCGCAGGAACAGCGGCGGGACTTCACCGTCGACTGGGTCCATCTCAAGCTCAACGACCAGGCGCAGCGGACGGTGTTGTGCAAGGACCCGTTCCGGTCGGTGGACGAGCGGGTGGAGAAGCTGATCGCCGGGATGTGA
- a CDS encoding FKBP-type peptidyl-prolyl cis-trans isomerase produces MRRRSLLIAVPAGLVTLAACGDGESDSSKASESASPSAPDGSAAPSPKIVDGPLPAITEGVKFGEKPTVEKGSGEPSKDLAVKTVIAGSGRTIAENDFVVAHYLGQVWATAKVFDNSYDRKSPLAIQLAQGSIIDGWRYALAGKKTGSRVEMAVPPTWGYGTQGNEQAGIKGTDTLVFVVDVQDAFNAKSSAKGTEVAQDDIGLPKVGTDTDGKAPDIEVPDAAAPKKLVSSYVIEGDGPKVGAEDSVLVQYKGVLWDGGKEFDSTYSREQLTSFSLQQVVKGWAQGLTGKKVGSRVLIVIPPELGYGDNPPQGSDIKKDSTLVFSVDILAKL; encoded by the coding sequence GTGCGCCGACGCTCACTCCTCATCGCCGTACCCGCCGGACTGGTCACTCTCGCCGCGTGCGGCGACGGTGAGTCCGACTCGAGCAAAGCCAGCGAGAGCGCCTCGCCGTCTGCTCCGGACGGCTCGGCCGCGCCGTCGCCGAAGATCGTCGACGGTCCGCTGCCGGCGATCACCGAGGGTGTGAAGTTCGGCGAGAAGCCCACGGTGGAGAAGGGCAGTGGTGAGCCGTCCAAGGATCTCGCGGTGAAGACGGTCATCGCGGGAAGTGGCAGGACCATCGCCGAGAACGACTTCGTGGTGGCCCACTACCTCGGCCAGGTGTGGGCCACCGCGAAGGTGTTCGACAACTCCTACGACCGCAAGAGCCCGCTGGCGATCCAGCTGGCCCAGGGCAGCATCATCGACGGCTGGCGGTACGCGCTGGCCGGCAAGAAGACCGGCAGCCGGGTCGAGATGGCGGTCCCGCCCACCTGGGGGTACGGCACGCAGGGCAATGAGCAGGCGGGCATCAAGGGCACCGACACGCTGGTGTTCGTGGTGGACGTGCAGGACGCGTTCAACGCCAAGAGCTCCGCCAAGGGCACCGAGGTCGCCCAGGACGACATCGGTCTGCCCAAGGTGGGGACCGACACCGACGGCAAGGCCCCGGACATCGAGGTGCCCGACGCGGCCGCCCCGAAGAAGCTCGTGTCGAGCTACGTCATCGAGGGCGACGGCCCGAAGGTCGGCGCCGAGGACAGCGTGCTCGTGCAGTACAAGGGCGTGTTGTGGGACGGCGGCAAGGAGTTCGACTCGACGTACTCCCGGGAGCAGCTGACCTCGTTCTCGTTGCAGCAGGTCGTCAAGGGCTGGGCGCAGGGGCTCACCGGGAAGAAGGTCGGCAGCCGGGTCCTCATCGTCATTCCGCCGGAGCTGGGCTACGGCGACAACCCGCCGCAGGGCAGCGACATCAAGAAGGACTCCACACTGGTCTTCTCGGTCGACATCCTCGCGAAGTTGTGA
- a CDS encoding FKBP-type peptidyl-prolyl cis-trans isomerase, with product MSIDKPEIDFPGGEPPADLEIKDIWEGDGEVAQAGQTVTVHYVGVAFSTGEEFDASWNRGTPFRFPLGGGRVIKGWDQGVQGMKVGGRRQLTIPAHLAYGNQSPTPAIKPGETLIFVVDLLGV from the coding sequence GTGAGCATCGACAAGCCCGAGATCGACTTCCCGGGCGGCGAGCCCCCGGCGGACCTCGAGATCAAGGACATCTGGGAGGGTGACGGGGAGGTGGCGCAGGCGGGTCAGACCGTCACCGTCCACTATGTCGGTGTCGCCTTCAGCACGGGTGAGGAGTTCGACGCCAGCTGGAACCGTGGCACCCCGTTCCGTTTCCCGCTGGGCGGCGGCCGGGTCATCAAGGGCTGGGACCAGGGCGTGCAGGGCATGAAGGTCGGCGGGCGTCGCCAGCTGACCATCCCCGCCCACCTCGCCTACGGCAACCAGAGCCCGACTCCGGCGATCAAGCCCGGCGAGACCCTGATCTTCGTGGTCGACCTGCTCGGCGTGTGA
- a CDS encoding helix-turn-helix transcriptional regulator — protein sequence MAIAKAERLMNLALCLLGTRRPLSKRELRESVEAYLEAASDDAFNRMFERDKDDLRELGLVIETVENLDGEVGYLARRDSNRLPPITLDAEEAAALGLAAKVWQQARLAGAASGALQKLRAAGLPEDVDPYGAHSALEPRIPVHEAAFEPLMLACRDRRPVVFDYRKTNAVQPESRHVEPWALECWRGHWYLAGWDRDRGAERVFRLSRITGKVRSRGTRYTTPVPDVVTVRETVASWAGESADRSARIRLRSDAGYPLRAKATAVRELGDGWEELEIPYGHGLDAWLVEFGADVVVLEPAELRADVVDRLRAVAKG from the coding sequence ATGGCCATTGCCAAGGCCGAGCGGCTGATGAACCTGGCGCTGTGTCTGCTGGGGACGCGGCGGCCACTGAGCAAGCGTGAGCTGCGCGAGTCCGTCGAGGCCTACCTCGAGGCGGCCTCCGACGACGCCTTCAACCGGATGTTCGAGCGCGACAAGGACGATCTGCGCGAACTCGGGCTCGTCATCGAGACCGTCGAGAACCTCGACGGCGAGGTCGGCTATCTGGCCCGGCGGGACAGCAACCGCCTGCCGCCCATCACCCTCGACGCGGAGGAGGCCGCCGCGCTGGGGCTGGCGGCCAAGGTGTGGCAGCAGGCCAGACTGGCCGGCGCGGCCAGCGGTGCCCTGCAGAAGCTGCGGGCCGCGGGGCTGCCCGAGGACGTCGACCCCTACGGGGCGCACAGTGCGCTCGAACCGCGCATCCCCGTGCACGAGGCCGCCTTCGAACCGCTGATGCTGGCCTGCCGCGACCGCCGACCGGTCGTCTTCGACTACCGCAAGACCAACGCCGTACAGCCCGAATCCCGCCATGTGGAGCCATGGGCGCTGGAATGCTGGCGGGGCCACTGGTATCTGGCGGGCTGGGACCGTGACCGAGGCGCCGAGCGGGTGTTCCGGTTGTCCCGGATCACCGGCAAGGTGCGCTCACGCGGCACTCGTTACACCACCCCGGTGCCGGACGTCGTCACCGTCCGCGAGACGGTGGCCAGCTGGGCGGGGGAGAGCGCCGACCGCTCCGCGCGCATCCGGCTGCGCTCCGACGCGGGATACCCCCTTCGGGCGAAAGCCACCGCGGTGCGGGAACTCGGTGACGGCTGGGAAGAGTTGGAGATTCCGTACGGGCACGGCCTGGATGCCTGGCTGGTGGAGTTCGGAGCGGACGTGGTGGTCCTGGAGCCCGCCGAGCTGCGGGCCGACGTGGTGGACCGGCTGCGCGCCGTCGCCAAGGGCTGA
- a CDS encoding helix-turn-helix transcriptional regulator, producing MAGKPVRPVNAIDQTRRMLSLVTYLRERPGARIEDVARAFGITEDELVSDLDVLPMCGTSFRGGDLLDIDTDGERIWWHNPAALGAEAAEPLRLAADEATALLVAARAVATLPGLRESDRQALLRATAKVEAAAGEAAGASSRLSVTFESEGGVFADVDRAIAERRRLWIRYYSPARDELSEREIDPIRLVSVGHTYVEAWCRRSEARRTFRLDRVAEIRILDEPSAPPEVELRDLSEGLVQPAAEDPEVVVEVGPGGRWVAEYYPHDSADELADGGLRITLRTPDPASLRRLALRLGRDGRIVAPRDLAESARRAAREALAAYDGAGTAG from the coding sequence GTGGCAGGCAAACCGGTCAGGCCAGTGAACGCCATCGACCAGACCCGGCGGATGCTCTCCCTGGTGACCTATCTGCGGGAGCGCCCCGGCGCCCGGATCGAGGACGTGGCGCGCGCCTTCGGCATCACCGAGGACGAGCTGGTCTCCGACCTCGACGTGCTGCCCATGTGCGGCACCAGCTTCCGCGGCGGTGATCTGCTGGACATCGACACCGACGGCGAGCGCATCTGGTGGCACAACCCGGCGGCCCTCGGGGCGGAGGCGGCCGAGCCGCTGCGGCTGGCGGCCGACGAGGCCACCGCCCTGCTGGTCGCCGCCCGGGCCGTGGCCACGCTGCCCGGACTGCGGGAGAGCGACCGGCAGGCGCTGCTGCGGGCCACCGCCAAGGTGGAGGCGGCGGCCGGTGAGGCGGCGGGCGCCAGCTCCCGGCTGTCGGTGACCTTCGAGTCCGAGGGCGGCGTGTTCGCGGACGTCGACCGGGCCATCGCCGAGCGCCGCAGACTCTGGATCCGCTACTACTCGCCCGCACGCGACGAGCTCAGCGAGCGTGAGATCGATCCCATCCGCCTGGTCAGCGTCGGGCACACCTATGTCGAGGCCTGGTGCCGTCGCTCCGAGGCGCGGCGCACGTTCCGGCTCGACCGGGTCGCCGAGATCCGCATCCTCGACGAACCGTCCGCGCCGCCCGAGGTCGAACTGCGGGACCTGTCGGAGGGGCTGGTACAGCCGGCCGCGGAGGATCCGGAGGTCGTGGTCGAGGTGGGGCCGGGCGGGCGCTGGGTCGCCGAGTACTACCCGCACGACAGCGCGGACGAGCTGGCCGACGGCGGGCTGCGTATCACCTTGCGGACGCCCGACCCGGCGTCGCTGAGACGGCTGGCGCTGCGGCTCGGGCGGGACGGCCGGATCGTCGCGCCGCGCGATCTCGCCGAGAGTGCCCGGCGGGCGGCCCGTGAGGCGCTGGCGGCGTACGACGGGGCCGGGACGGCCGGATGA
- the tatA gene encoding Sec-independent protein translocase subunit TatA, whose translation MFGGKIGAPEMILILVVIILLFGAKKLPDMARSLGKSARILKSEAKAMKEDKGDKGDGSSAPADPPAPGDESAAQRTIQAAPGDVTSSRPVAEPTDTTKR comes from the coding sequence ATGTTCGGTGGAAAGATCGGCGCCCCCGAGATGATTCTCATCCTCGTCGTCATCATCCTGTTGTTCGGTGCGAAGAAGCTTCCGGACATGGCGCGGTCCCTCGGCAAGTCCGCCCGCATCCTCAAGAGCGAGGCGAAGGCGATGAAGGAAGACAAGGGGGACAAGGGGGACGGCTCCTCCGCCCCCGCCGACCCGCCGGCCCCCGGCGACGAGTCCGCGGCGCAGCGCACCATCCAGGCCGCTCCCGGCGACGTGACCAGTTCCCGTCCCGTCGCGGAGCCGACGGACACGACCAAGCGCTGA
- the tatC gene encoding twin-arginine translocase subunit TatC: MPKSARKQERDPEGRMPLAEHLRELRNRLAKALLAIVLVTIGAAFFYYDIINFFTEPVLKSVGCGQSFEDLAHSTQAKEQPCAMITINGLLTPFTLALKVSLTAGVVLASPVWLYQLWSFIAPGLHKHEKKYAYGFVATGFPLFLSGAYFAYQVLPTTAKVLIEFTPFDVDNLLPLDDLLDLVTRMVIVFGLSFELPLLLVMLNFSGVLTGKRMLGWWRGMIMGITLFAAIATPSTDPLTMIMLAVPIWVLYFGAVGVALFNDRRRRRLEEMGPADDEASELDLTPEDIGEVEPVSARRALPEQGGTDRVNGYDDVT, encoded by the coding sequence TTGCCCAAGTCTGCCCGCAAGCAGGAGAGGGATCCCGAGGGACGGATGCCCCTCGCGGAGCATCTTCGTGAACTCCGCAACCGGCTCGCGAAGGCGCTGCTGGCTATCGTCCTGGTGACGATCGGCGCGGCCTTCTTCTACTACGACATCATCAACTTCTTCACCGAACCGGTGCTCAAGTCGGTCGGATGCGGACAGTCCTTCGAGGACCTGGCCCACTCGACGCAGGCCAAGGAGCAGCCGTGCGCGATGATCACGATCAACGGCCTGCTCACGCCGTTCACGCTGGCGCTGAAGGTCTCCCTGACGGCCGGCGTCGTCCTGGCCTCGCCGGTCTGGCTCTACCAGTTGTGGTCCTTCATCGCCCCCGGACTGCACAAGCACGAGAAGAAGTACGCCTACGGGTTCGTCGCCACGGGCTTCCCGCTCTTCCTCAGTGGTGCCTACTTCGCCTACCAGGTGCTGCCGACCACGGCGAAGGTGCTCATCGAGTTCACGCCGTTCGACGTCGACAACCTGCTGCCGCTGGACGACCTGCTCGACCTCGTCACGCGCATGGTGATCGTCTTCGGCCTCTCCTTCGAGCTGCCGCTGCTGCTGGTCATGCTCAACTTCAGCGGAGTGCTGACCGGTAAGCGCATGCTCGGCTGGTGGCGCGGCATGATCATGGGCATCACGCTGTTCGCGGCCATCGCCACGCCGAGCACGGACCCGCTGACCATGATCATGCTTGCCGTGCCGATCTGGGTCCTGTACTTCGGCGCCGTCGGCGTCGCCCTGTTCAACGACCGCCGCAGGCGCCGCCTGGAGGAGATGGGCCCCGCCGACGACGAGGCCTCCGAGCTGGACCTGACCCCCGAGGACATCGGCGAGGTCGAACCCGTCTCGGCCCGGCGCGCCCTGCCCGAGCAGGGGGGAACGGACCGGGTCAACGGTTATGACGACGTGACCTGA
- a CDS encoding diacylglycerol kinase — protein sequence MTSEITLFVNPTAGRGRGARAARPAASALRAAGFSVRTVLGEDAADALARARGAVEEGTGALIAVGGDGMVNLALQAVVGTGTPLGLVAVGTGNDFARSLGMPLREPAAAGRMIADALKCGRVRDVDLGRVGDRWFGAVLASGFDSRVNDRGNRMRLPAGRFKYDLAVVAELAALRPIPYRITLDDGAVREVEATLVAVGNGASYGGGMRICPGADLTDGLFDVTVVGDCGRARLLRVFPTVYRGTHVDLPEVSVFRASRVELAAEGVTGYADGEPVGPLPLTAHCVRGAVRVVGP from the coding sequence GTGACCAGCGAGATCACCCTCTTCGTCAACCCCACCGCGGGTCGCGGCCGGGGCGCCCGTGCGGCGCGGCCGGCCGCTTCCGCGTTGCGCGCGGCCGGTTTCTCCGTGCGGACCGTGCTCGGCGAGGACGCGGCGGACGCCCTCGCCCGCGCGCGGGGCGCCGTGGAGGAGGGCACCGGCGCCCTGATCGCCGTCGGCGGTGACGGCATGGTGAACCTGGCCCTGCAGGCCGTCGTCGGCACCGGCACCCCGCTCGGCCTGGTCGCCGTCGGCACCGGCAACGACTTCGCCCGCTCCCTGGGCATGCCCCTGCGGGAACCGGCCGCCGCGGGCCGGATGATCGCCGACGCCCTCAAGTGCGGGCGGGTGCGCGACGTCGACCTGGGGCGGGTCGGCGACCGCTGGTTCGGAGCCGTCCTCGCCTCCGGGTTCGACTCCCGGGTCAACGACCGCGGCAACCGGATGCGGCTGCCGGCGGGGCGCTTCAAGTACGACCTCGCCGTCGTCGCCGAACTCGCGGCGCTGCGCCCGATCCCGTACCGGATCACCCTCGACGACGGCGCCGTCCGCGAGGTCGAGGCGACGCTGGTCGCCGTCGGCAACGGGGCGTCGTACGGCGGCGGCATGCGGATCTGTCCCGGCGCCGACCTCACGGACGGGCTGTTCGACGTCACCGTGGTCGGCGACTGCGGCCGGGCCAGGCTGCTGCGGGTGTTCCCGACGGTGTACCGGGGCACTCACGTCGACCTTCCCGAGGTCAGCGTGTTCCGGGCGTCGAGGGTGGAGCTGGCGGCCGAGGGGGTCACCGGGTACGCGGACGGCGAGCCGGTCGGGCCGCTGCCGCTGACCGCGCACTGTGTCCGTGGCGCGGTACGGGTCGTGGGCCCCTGA